From one Desulfurobacterium thermolithotrophum DSM 11699 genomic stretch:
- the rplF gene encoding 50S ribosomal protein L6: MSRIGRMPIEIPQGVTVEVKPGNHVVVKGPKGTLEYTFNPRLTIKVEDNKVIVERPTDEKQMRALHGTTRALINNMVIGVSKGFEKVLEVKGLGYRAFAKGKVLELHLGFSHPVLYQIPEGIEIEVDRDNNIYVRGIDKQKVGQVAAEIRSFRPPEPYKGKGIRYRGEKIVLKAGKSAKK; the protein is encoded by the coding sequence ATGTCAAGGATTGGTAGAATGCCTATAGAAATACCACAGGGTGTAACTGTAGAGGTAAAACCAGGAAATCATGTAGTTGTTAAAGGTCCAAAGGGAACTCTTGAGTACACTTTTAATCCAAGACTTACTATAAAGGTTGAAGATAATAAGGTGATTGTTGAAAGACCTACTGATGAAAAGCAAATGAGAGCTCTCCACGGAACTACAAGAGCTCTTATCAATAACATGGTAATAGGAGTATCTAAGGGATTTGAAAAGGTTCTTGAGGTAAAAGGACTTGGTTATAGAGCGTTTGCTAAAGGAAAAGTTCTTGAACTTCACCTTGGTTTTTCACACCCAGTTCTTTATCAGATTCCTGAAGGTATTGAAATAGAAGTTGATAGGGATAACAACATTTACGTTAGAGGAATCGATAAGCAAAAAGTTGGACAGGTAGCTGCTGAAATTAGATCTTTCAGACCACCAGAGCCTTACAAAGGAAAGGGTATTAGATATAGAGGTGAAAAGATCGTTCTTAAGGCTGGTAAGTCTGCTAAGAAGTAA
- the secY gene encoding preprotein translocase subunit SecY → MNLSKIFFNVTEVPELRKRFIFTMLLLAVYRLGAHIPTPGIDVIALSEFFKRAQGTVFGFMDVFSGGALSKLTIFALGVMPYISSAIIMQLLTVAIPSIEKLAKEEGEYGRRKINQYTRYGAVLLAFIQALGIAIGLESMKSPSGIPVVPNPGFTFMFVCVTCLTAGATFLMWLGEKITEKGIGNGMSILIFAGIVASIPNAAITTFTLFKNGEISLFKIIGIISIILAMIAAIVYIQEAERRVPLQYARRNIGRQAVGKYTSYLPIKLNPANVIPIIFAASVLMFPATIVKFIHNPIAQAIYDALQPGSTLYLIVYAVLIFFFTYFYTAIIFNPEEIAENLNKHGGFIPGIRAGTDTAKYLDKIVSRLTFAGAVFLTLVAIVPLIITQKMQLPFYFGGTAILIVVGVALDTLRRMEAYALSISYEGFLGRKKKKLKLGTGG, encoded by the coding sequence ATGAACCTATCAAAGATTTTTTTCAATGTAACAGAAGTTCCTGAGCTTAGAAAAAGATTTATCTTTACGATGTTGCTCCTGGCTGTTTATAGGCTAGGAGCACATATTCCTACACCTGGAATTGATGTTATAGCTTTGTCTGAATTTTTCAAAAGAGCTCAAGGTACCGTTTTTGGCTTTATGGATGTTTTTTCCGGAGGTGCTTTAAGTAAGCTCACAATTTTTGCTCTAGGTGTAATGCCGTACATTAGTTCTGCCATTATTATGCAACTTTTAACTGTTGCCATTCCTTCAATTGAAAAGCTTGCTAAAGAGGAAGGTGAGTACGGACGAAGGAAAATAAATCAGTATACTCGATATGGAGCTGTTCTCCTTGCTTTCATTCAAGCTTTGGGTATTGCTATTGGACTTGAGAGTATGAAAAGTCCATCAGGCATACCTGTGGTACCTAATCCAGGATTTACCTTTATGTTTGTCTGTGTAACGTGTTTAACTGCTGGTGCAACTTTTCTTATGTGGCTTGGAGAAAAGATAACTGAGAAAGGAATAGGTAACGGAATGTCCATTCTAATCTTTGCGGGTATTGTAGCAAGTATTCCAAATGCAGCCATTACTACTTTTACTCTATTTAAAAATGGAGAAATATCCCTTTTTAAGATAATTGGTATTATATCTATTATTTTGGCTATGATTGCAGCCATTGTATACATACAGGAAGCAGAAAGAAGAGTTCCTCTTCAGTATGCAAGACGAAATATCGGAAGACAAGCTGTTGGAAAATATACAAGTTATCTTCCTATAAAGCTAAATCCTGCTAACGTTATTCCTATTATCTTTGCAGCTTCAGTTCTCATGTTTCCAGCCACAATCGTCAAATTCATTCATAATCCTATTGCTCAAGCAATTTATGATGCTCTTCAGCCAGGAAGTACTTTGTACTTAATCGTTTATGCTGTGCTCATTTTCTTCTTCACTTACTTTTATACAGCAATAATCTTTAATCCAGAAGAAATAGCTGAGAACCTAAATAAGCACGGTGGATTTATTCCTGGAATAAGGGCAGGAACGGATACAGCAAAATACTTAGATAAGATTGTTTCAAGACTTACTTTTGCCGGTGCGGTATTCCTTACTTTAGTTGCTATTGTTCCATTAATAATTACGCAAAAAATGCAACTTCCATTTTATTTTGGTGGAACAGCAATTTTGATTGTTGTTGGAGTTGCTCTTGATACACTAAGGAGAATGGAAGCTTATGCACTTTCTATTTCTTACGAGGGATTTCTTGGTAGAAAGAAAAAGAAACTGAAATTAGGCACTGGAGGTTAA
- the rplR gene encoding 50S ribosomal protein L18 — translation MAKLTRRERIAKKHRRVRKKIFGTPERPRLAVYKSLKHIYAQIIDDVNGVTLAAASTLDKELRTKLSELTKTEEAREVGKLIAQRALEKGIKKVVFDRGGFIYHGRIKALAEGAREGGLEF, via the coding sequence ATGGCAAAGTTAACTAGAAGGGAAAGAATAGCTAAGAAACATAGAAGAGTAAGAAAGAAAATTTTTGGCACTCCAGAGAGACCAAGACTTGCAGTATATAAAAGTCTTAAACACATTTATGCTCAGATTATAGATGACGTAAATGGTGTAACTTTAGCTGCAGCTTCTACTCTTGATAAAGAACTTAGAACAAAACTTTCTGAGCTTACAAAGACAGAAGAAGCAAGGGAAGTAGGTAAGCTCATAGCTCAGAGGGCTCTTGAAAAAGGTATTAAAAAGGTTGTTTTTGATAGAGGTGGTTTCATCTACCATGGAAGGATCAAAGCTCTTGCTGAAGGTGCAAGGGAAGGTGGACTTGAATTTTAA
- the rplX gene encoding 50S ribosomal protein L24, whose amino-acid sequence MAKKKFKIKAGDKVVVIAGKDKGKVGKVLKVLPEEERVIVEGVRIVKKHLRPSQKYPEGGIIEKEAPIHISNVMLICPKTGKPTRVGIKFENGKKVRYAKRSGAVIDEISKPKKAGR is encoded by the coding sequence ATGGCTAAGAAGAAGTTTAAGATAAAGGCCGGCGATAAAGTTGTTGTTATAGCCGGCAAAGATAAGGGAAAAGTAGGAAAAGTTTTGAAAGTTTTACCTGAAGAGGAAAGGGTTATCGTTGAAGGTGTAAGAATAGTAAAGAAGCACCTTAGACCAAGTCAAAAGTATCCTGAAGGTGGAATTATTGAAAAGGAAGCTCCTATTCACATCAGCAATGTAATGCTCATTTGTCCAAAAACTGGAAAGCCAACAAGGGTTGGCATAAAATTTGAGAATGGAAAAAAGGTAAGGTATGCTAAACGTTCCGGTGCTGTTATTGATGAAATTAGTAAACCAAAAAAGGCGGGTCGGTAA
- the rplP gene encoding 50S ribosomal protein L16 yields MLMPKRTKFRKQQRGRLKGKSYRGNKLAFGDYGIQALEPGYITTNQIEAARVAMTRTMKRGGKVWIRIFPDKPYTKKPLETRMGKGKGNVETWVAKVLPGRIMFEVAGVGEEVALEALRLAVHKLPIKCRIVKREETPKGEE; encoded by the coding sequence ATGTTGATGCCAAAAAGAACTAAGTTTAGAAAGCAGCAAAGAGGAAGACTTAAAGGTAAATCTTACAGAGGCAACAAACTTGCCTTCGGAGACTATGGTATTCAAGCCCTTGAGCCTGGTTATATTACAACTAATCAGATTGAGGCTGCAAGGGTTGCTATGACAAGAACAATGAAAAGAGGTGGTAAGGTTTGGATCAGAATTTTCCCAGATAAGCCTTACACTAAGAAACCTCTTGAAACCCGTATGGGTAAGGGTAAGGGTAACGTTGAAACTTGGGTGGCAAAGGTTCTCCCAGGAAGAATAATGTTTGAAGTTGCTGGTGTTGGTGAAGAAGTTGCTCTTGAAGCTCTCAGACTTGCAGTTCATAAACTTCCTATAAAGTGTAGAATCGTAAAAAGAGAAGAAACTCCAAAAGGTGAGGAGTAA
- the rpsK gene encoding 30S ribosomal protein S11, which produces MARARRNVKKKQKRTVGFAIAHIQTTFNNTIITFTDKEGNTLVWESGGTVGFKGTRKSTPYAAQLAATKAAERAMKEYGVKDVEIRIKGNGGGRETAIKAIAAVGLNVKAIKDVTPIPHDGCRPPKRRRV; this is translated from the coding sequence ATGGCAAGAGCCAGAAGAAACGTTAAAAAGAAGCAAAAGAGAACTGTAGGTTTTGCAATTGCTCATATACAGACAACCTTTAATAATACTATTATTACTTTTACAGATAAAGAGGGTAATACTCTTGTCTGGGAAAGTGGTGGAACTGTTGGTTTTAAAGGAACAAGAAAGAGTACTCCTTATGCTGCTCAACTTGCTGCAACAAAAGCGGCAGAAAGAGCTATGAAAGAGTATGGTGTAAAGGATGTTGAAATAAGAATTAAAGGTAATGGTGGTGGTAGAGAAACAGCTATTAAGGCTATTGCTGCAGTTGGTTTAAATGTAAAAGCTATTAAGGATGTTACTCCTATTCCTCACGACGGATGTAGACCACCAAAAAGAAGAAGGGTGTAA
- the rpmC gene encoding 50S ribosomal protein L29, which yields MKKYTEELRQKSTDELKKMVVELKEKLLKLRFKNAFGQLENPMEIRKTRKQIARIFTILRERGVKA from the coding sequence ATGAAGAAGTACACAGAAGAACTAAGACAGAAATCAACTGATGAACTTAAAAAGATGGTTGTGGAGCTTAAAGAGAAGCTCCTTAAACTTAGATTTAAAAACGCTTTTGGTCAACTTGAAAATCCTATGGAAATTAGGAAAACAAGGAAACAGATTGCCCGTATTTTCACTATCCTCAGAGAACGTGGCGTTAAGGCTTGA
- the rplO gene encoding 50S ribosomal protein L15, whose amino-acid sequence MELKLHNLKPNEGAVKEKKRVGRGHGSGHGKTSGRGQKGQTSRSGWKGGTRPGFEGGQTPLYMRFPKRGFSNAPFKKEYAIVNLKDINERFEEGAEITPETLKEVGLIKKNLPVKILGDGEVTKKFTVKAHKFSKSAKEKIEAAGGICEEIA is encoded by the coding sequence ATGGAACTTAAATTACATAATCTTAAACCAAATGAAGGTGCAGTTAAAGAAAAGAAAAGAGTAGGTAGAGGCCACGGTTCTGGTCACGGTAAGACTTCTGGTAGAGGTCAAAAAGGACAAACTTCAAGGTCTGGGTGGAAAGGAGGAACAAGACCAGGATTTGAAGGTGGTCAAACTCCTCTTTATATGAGATTTCCAAAGAGAGGTTTTTCAAACGCTCCATTTAAGAAAGAATATGCAATTGTTAATCTTAAAGATATAAATGAAAGATTTGAAGAAGGAGCTGAAATTACTCCTGAAACTCTCAAAGAAGTAGGGCTTATTAAGAAGAATCTTCCTGTAAAAATTCTTGGAGATGGAGAAGTTACCAAAAAATTTACAGTTAAAGCTCATAAGTTCTCAAAATCTGCAAAAGAAAAAATTGAAGCAGCAGGTGGTATCTGCGAGGAGATAGCTTAG
- the rplN gene encoding 50S ribosomal protein L14, which yields MIQVQTYLNVADNTGAKKVQCIRVLGGSNRRYASLGDQIVVTVKDAIPNATAKKGEVYRAVVVRTKKEVRRPDGTYIKFDDNAVVLLNKQGEPLGTRILGPVAREARQKGYTKIASLAPEVI from the coding sequence ATGATCCAGGTTCAAACATACCTCAATGTTGCTGATAACACTGGAGCAAAAAAGGTCCAGTGTATCAGGGTTTTAGGTGGTTCTAATAGAAGATATGCATCCTTAGGGGATCAAATAGTAGTTACTGTAAAGGATGCAATTCCAAATGCAACAGCTAAGAAAGGGGAAGTTTACAGAGCTGTTGTTGTCAGAACAAAAAAAGAGGTAAGACGTCCTGACGGCACTTACATTAAGTTTGATGACAATGCTGTTGTTTTACTTAATAAACAAGGAGAGCCTCTTGGAACTCGTATATTGGGGCCTGTTGCAAGAGAAGCAAGGCAAAAAGGCTATACCAAGATAGCTTCACTTGCTCCAGAAGTTATTTAA
- the rplE gene encoding 50S ribosomal protein L5, whose product MADKYVPRLKEKYEKEVVPLLMKKFGYKNIMEVPKIEKIVVNMGVGEAVQNIKALENAMNDLALITGQKPSVRRAKRSEAGFKLRKGMPIGAKVTLRRDRMYEFLDRLISVALPRVRDFKGLSPKSFDGRGNYNFGLDEQTVFPEIDYDKVDKIRGMNITIVTTAETDEEAKALLEAFGFPFRK is encoded by the coding sequence ATGGCTGATAAGTATGTTCCAAGACTTAAGGAGAAATATGAGAAAGAAGTAGTTCCTCTTTTAATGAAGAAGTTTGGTTACAAGAATATAATGGAAGTTCCAAAGATTGAGAAAATAGTTGTTAACATGGGTGTCGGTGAAGCTGTTCAGAATATTAAAGCTCTTGAAAATGCTATGAATGATCTTGCACTAATTACAGGGCAGAAGCCTTCCGTTAGGAGGGCGAAAAGATCTGAGGCTGGATTTAAGCTCAGAAAAGGAATGCCTATTGGTGCAAAAGTGACTCTTAGAAGAGATAGAATGTACGAGTTTCTCGATAGGCTTATTTCTGTTGCTTTACCTAGAGTTAGAGATTTTAAAGGACTTTCTCCTAAGTCTTTTGATGGGAGAGGAAACTATAACTTTGGTTTAGATGAGCAAACAGTTTTTCCTGAAATAGACTATGACAAGGTTGACAAGATTAGAGGAATGAACATTACTATTGTTACAACTGCTGAAACTGATGAAGAAGCTAAAGCTCTTCTTGAAGCTTTTGGCTTCCCATTCAGGAAATAG
- a CDS encoding adenylate kinase, producing MLKVVFLGPPGAGKGTQAVRIAEKYNVPHISTGDILRAAVKEGTELGKLAKEYMDKGELVPDDVIIGIIRERLSQSDVRERGFILDGFPRTLPQAEALDKMLAELGLPLDKVVYLNVDDEEIVKRLLARGRADDTEEVIRNRLEVYRKQTAPLIDYYSEKGILVEICGVGEIDEITKKIEESLGLNG from the coding sequence GTGTTAAAAGTTGTTTTTTTAGGACCACCAGGAGCAGGAAAGGGAACGCAGGCAGTAAGGATTGCAGAAAAGTACAACGTTCCTCACATATCAACTGGAGACATCTTAAGGGCAGCTGTGAAAGAGGGAACAGAACTTGGAAAGCTGGCAAAAGAGTATATGGATAAGGGAGAACTTGTTCCAGATGATGTAATCATTGGCATTATCAGGGAAAGACTTTCTCAATCGGATGTTAGAGAGAGAGGTTTTATCCTTGACGGTTTTCCAAGGACTCTCCCTCAGGCTGAAGCTTTAGACAAAATGCTTGCCGAACTCGGGCTTCCTCTTGATAAGGTTGTTTACCTCAACGTTGACGATGAGGAGATAGTAAAGAGGCTTTTAGCCCGCGGTAGAGCAGATGATACTGAGGAAGTTATAAGGAATAGGCTTGAAGTTTACAGGAAGCAAACAGCTCCTCTCATCGATTACTACTCTGAAAAGGGCATCCTTGTTGAGATCTGCGGTGTTGGTGAAATTGATGAGATAACGAAGAAAATTGAGGAGAGCTTGGGACTAAATGGTTAA
- the rpsQ gene encoding 30S ribosomal protein S17 has protein sequence MAETRVNRRKVRVGVVVSDKMDKTVVVRVTREFRHPVYGKRVKFSKKYMAHDENNQCQIGDVVKIMETRPFSKRKRWRVVEIIEKAKKLGGEEVEE, from the coding sequence ATGGCTGAAACCAGAGTTAATAGAAGAAAAGTAAGGGTTGGTGTTGTTGTTAGTGATAAGATGGACAAAACCGTAGTTGTTAGAGTTACAAGAGAATTTAGACATCCGGTTTACGGTAAAAGAGTTAAGTTCTCTAAAAAATACATGGCTCATGATGAGAACAATCAGTGTCAAATTGGTGATGTTGTAAAGATAATGGAAACTAGACCATTCTCTAAACGCAAAAGATGGAGAGTAGTTGAAATTATTGAAAAGGCTAAAAAGCTTGGTGGTGAGGAAGTAGAGGAGTAA
- a CDS encoding type Z 30S ribosomal protein S14 codes for MARKALIVKAQREPKFKVRKYNRCPLCGRPRGFIREFGMCRLCFRTLALQGKIPGVKKASW; via the coding sequence ATGGCAAGGAAGGCATTGATTGTTAAAGCACAAAGAGAACCAAAGTTCAAAGTTAGAAAGTATAATAGATGTCCTTTATGTGGTCGTCCGAGAGGATTTATTAGAGAGTTTGGTATGTGCAGACTCTGTTTCAGAACTCTTGCCCTTCAGGGAAAAATTCCTGGAGTTAAGAAGGCAAGCTGGTAA
- the rpmJ gene encoding 50S ribosomal protein L36, with protein sequence MKVRPSVKKICPKCKIIKRKGVVRVICENPKHKQRQGK encoded by the coding sequence ATGAAAGTAAGGCCATCTGTAAAGAAGATTTGCCCGAAGTGCAAAATTATTAAGAGAAAAGGTGTTGTTAGGGTTATTTGTGAAAACCCAAAGCACAAACAGAGACAAGGTAAGTAA
- the rpsD gene encoding 30S ribosomal protein S4, whose product MGRYTGPKWRIARRLGVNIYVGEEKSQKGKSILDRRPYPPGQHGRSRRKISYYGRQLMEKQKVKYYYGIREGQFKRFYEMAERMRGQTGENLLKLLESRLDNVVYRLGFGKSHRHARQLVVHGHILVNGKKVDRPSYLVKPGDIVEVKEKSREIPQIKEGIELAQRRGIPSWLELDAENFKGVVKAEPTREEIEIPVEEHLIVELYSK is encoded by the coding sequence ATGGGAAGATATACAGGACCAAAGTGGCGTATTGCTAGACGCCTTGGCGTTAACATATACGTTGGTGAAGAAAAGTCTCAGAAAGGAAAATCAATTCTTGATAGAAGACCTTATCCACCAGGACAGCATGGGCGTAGTCGTAGAAAGATTTCCTACTACGGCCGTCAGCTTATGGAAAAGCAAAAGGTTAAGTACTACTACGGTATTAGAGAAGGACAATTCAAGCGTTTTTATGAAATGGCCGAGAGAATGAGAGGTCAAACTGGTGAGAACCTTCTTAAACTCCTTGAAAGTAGGCTTGATAACGTTGTTTATAGACTTGGATTTGGTAAATCTCATAGACATGCGAGACAGCTTGTTGTTCATGGTCATATCCTTGTAAATGGAAAGAAAGTTGATAGACCTTCTTACCTTGTAAAGCCTGGAGATATTGTTGAAGTTAAAGAAAAGAGTAGAGAAATTCCTCAAATTAAAGAGGGTATAGAGCTTGCTCAAAGAAGAGGTATACCTTCTTGGCTTGAGCTTGATGCCGAAAACTTCAAAGGTGTAGTTAAGGCTGAACCAACAAGAGAGGAAATAGAAATTCCAGTTGAAGAACACTTGATTGTTGAGCTCTACTCCAAGTAA
- the infA gene encoding translation initiation factor IF-1 — MAKEKGIQVEGKVVEALPNAYFKVELDNGHQVLAHASGKMRVHFIRILPGDRVVVELSPYDLTRGRIIYRKG, encoded by the coding sequence ATGGCAAAAGAAAAGGGTATTCAAGTAGAAGGTAAAGTAGTTGAAGCTTTACCTAATGCTTACTTTAAGGTAGAACTTGATAATGGGCATCAAGTACTTGCTCATGCATCAGGAAAGATGAGAGTTCATTTTATTAGAATTCTGCCAGGCGACCGTGTGGTTGTCGAGCTTAGTCCTTACGATTTAACAAGAGGAAGGATTATTTATAGAAAAGGCTAA
- the rpsE gene encoding 30S ribosomal protein S5 — translation MAKKVRPEGLELKERLVHINRNAKVVTGGRKFSFTAFVVVGNGNGVVGFGRGKAAEVPDAIRKATEDAKKNLIRIPVVDGTIPFEVQAKFGGTRIIMRPAAPGTGVIASAPVRAVLESAGVTDILTKVIGSTNPHTVVRAVLKALEQLKTPEEFAQLRGVSVEELRRRWKLPGRKITKEGEIVRR, via the coding sequence ATGGCTAAGAAAGTTAGACCTGAAGGATTGGAATTAAAGGAAAGGCTTGTTCATATTAATAGAAACGCTAAGGTTGTTACTGGTGGTAGAAAGTTTAGTTTTACAGCTTTTGTGGTAGTTGGAAATGGAAATGGAGTTGTTGGTTTTGGTAGAGGAAAGGCTGCTGAAGTTCCAGATGCTATTAGAAAGGCTACTGAAGATGCAAAAAAGAACTTAATAAGGATACCTGTTGTAGACGGAACTATTCCTTTTGAAGTTCAAGCTAAGTTTGGTGGAACAAGAATAATCATGAGACCAGCTGCTCCTGGTACAGGAGTTATCGCATCTGCACCAGTTCGTGCGGTTCTTGAGTCTGCTGGAGTCACAGACATTCTTACAAAAGTTATTGGCTCTACGAATCCTCATACAGTTGTAAGAGCTGTTCTTAAAGCACTTGAACAGCTTAAAACTCCAGAAGAATTTGCACAATTAAGAGGTGTTTCTGTTGAGGAACTTAGAAGACGTTGGAAACTTCCAGGAAGGAAGATAACCAAGGAAGGAGAGATTGTTAGGAGGTAA
- the map gene encoding type I methionyl aminopeptidase, with product MVKTLRKTKHGIILKTPEEIARLRTAAATTMEILLRVAEEISSGITALDIDRITRSLCKEYGVKPAFLGYGGFPGAICVSVNEEVVHGLPTKKKVFKEGDIVSLDFGAVVDGWIGDVAVTVPVGKISETAQKLIDVTRESLYKGIEAAKAGGKLIDISRAIQKYVESHGFNVTRGYAGHGIGRSLHEEPQITNYVYKGYPDITLEPGMTFAIEPMVNEGTGKVKVKRDRWTVVTKDGKLSAHFEHDVAITEDGTIIMSAI from the coding sequence ATGGTTAAGACGCTCAGGAAAACAAAGCATGGAATAATCCTAAAAACTCCGGAGGAGATTGCAAGGCTAAGAACTGCTGCAGCAACAACTATGGAAATTCTCCTCAGAGTTGCTGAGGAAATATCCTCGGGTATTACAGCTCTTGATATAGATAGGATTACAAGAAGTCTCTGTAAGGAATATGGCGTAAAGCCTGCTTTCCTCGGTTATGGTGGCTTCCCTGGTGCAATTTGTGTTTCCGTTAACGAGGAAGTTGTTCATGGACTTCCTACAAAGAAGAAAGTTTTCAAAGAGGGAGATATTGTAAGCCTTGACTTTGGTGCTGTCGTGGATGGCTGGATTGGTGATGTTGCAGTAACAGTTCCAGTTGGAAAAATAAGTGAGACTGCACAAAAGTTGATAGATGTTACGAGAGAATCTCTCTACAAAGGTATTGAAGCAGCTAAAGCAGGTGGAAAACTTATCGATATATCGAGAGCCATTCAGAAGTATGTTGAGTCTCATGGTTTTAATGTAACTCGTGGTTACGCAGGTCACGGAATTGGAAGGTCTTTGCATGAGGAACCTCAGATAACAAACTATGTTTACAAAGGCTATCCAGATATCACTCTTGAGCCAGGAATGACGTTTGCAATTGAGCCAATGGTAAATGAAGGAACAGGAAAAGTAAAAGTAAAGAGAGACAGATGGACTGTTGTTACTAAAGATGGTAAGCTTTCTGCTCATTTTGAGCATGATGTTGCTATTACAGAAGATGGGACTATAATTATGTCCGCAATTTGA
- the rpsH gene encoding 30S ribosomal protein S8 yields MMMDTVADFLTRIRNANFVYHEYADAPYSKVNEAIAKILKEEGFIKDYEIREEEFKRTKNPENKKKLIRVYLKYGPNKERVINEIKRVSKPGRRIYVGKDEIPLVKAGLGVAILSTNKGIIPGYKARKLGVGGEVLCYVW; encoded by the coding sequence ATGATGATGGATACAGTTGCTGATTTTCTAACGAGAATTAGGAATGCTAACTTTGTATATCACGAATATGCAGATGCTCCTTATTCCAAGGTTAATGAGGCTATAGCTAAGATTCTTAAAGAAGAAGGTTTTATTAAAGATTATGAGATAAGAGAAGAGGAGTTTAAGAGGACAAAAAATCCTGAAAATAAAAAGAAGCTTATAAGAGTTTATCTTAAGTATGGTCCAAACAAAGAAAGAGTTATAAATGAAATTAAGAGGGTTAGTAAGCCAGGTAGAAGAATCTATGTGGGTAAAGATGAAATCCCTCTCGTAAAGGCTGGACTTGGCGTTGCAATTCTTTCCACCAATAAAGGAATTATTCCTGGTTACAAAGCGAGAAAACTTGGAGTTGGTGGAGAAGTTCTTTGCTACGTTTGGTAA
- the rpmD gene encoding 50S ribosomal protein L30, translating to MAKVKITLVRGLAGKSRKKRATLEALGLHKRGQSTVKELNPAINGMIEKVRELIKLEPVEE from the coding sequence ATGGCCAAAGTTAAGATAACTCTTGTTAGAGGACTTGCAGGGAAGAGTAGAAAGAAGAGAGCAACTCTTGAAGCTCTTGGTCTACATAAAAGAGGGCAGAGCACTGTAAAAGAACTTAACCCTGCAATTAATGGAATGATTGAAAAGGTAAGAGAACTTATTAAGCTCGAACCAGTGGAGGAGTAA
- the rpsM gene encoding 30S ribosomal protein S13 — protein MARIAGVDIPDNKKVPYSLAYIYGIGIKTGFKICEEAGIDPEKRVKDLTEEEIAKIRKIIETEYKVEGDLRKEIAMNIKRLMEIGCYRGIRHRLGLPVRGQRTRTNARTRKGPRKTVAGKKKAPKK, from the coding sequence GTGGCAAGGATAGCAGGAGTAGATATTCCCGATAATAAAAAAGTACCTTATTCTCTTGCCTATATTTATGGAATAGGTATTAAGACAGGTTTCAAGATCTGTGAAGAGGCAGGAATAGATCCAGAAAAAAGAGTTAAGGATCTTACTGAAGAAGAAATAGCTAAAATTAGAAAAATCATTGAAACAGAGTACAAGGTTGAAGGGGATCTCAGAAAAGAGATTGCAATGAACATTAAAAGGCTTATGGAAATTGGATGTTACAGAGGTATTCGCCACAGACTTGGTCTTCCTGTTAGAGGTCAAAGAACCAGAACAAACGCAAGAACGAGAAAGGGACCAAGAAAGACAGTTGCTGGTAAGAAGAAGGCACCTAAGAAGTAA